In Phycisphaerae bacterium RAS1, the genomic window ACCGTCGCGCCGTCGTCGCCGCGTTCGACGAGCTGCACGGCCCCCAGGAAGTTCGCCCCGGATGAAATTCCGACGCCCAATCCCAGCCGGCCGCACAGCGCCTGCGCCATCAGGATGGCGTCGCCGTCCCAGACGTCGATCACGTCGTCCAGCTCGTCGAGTTTCACGATGGGCGGCACGAATTCGTCCGATATGCCCTGGATGCGGTGTCGGCCGACCTTGTGCCCTTCGCGGAGCGTGGGCGAATTGGCCGGCTCGAGCGGATGGGCCGCAAGACGTGGGTTGACGCGCTTCAAGTGCCGCTTCAGCCCCATGATCGTCCCGCCGGTGCCCACGCCGGCGATCACGGCGTCCGCCCGTAAGCCCAGCGCCGCAAGCTGCCGCTCGATCTCCGGGCCGGTCGCCTTCTCGTGCGCCTCGATATTGGCGGCATTGGCGAACTGCCGCGGCAGAAACACATGATCGTGCTGGCGGGCAAACCGCTCGGCCTGTTCGATGCTGCCCAGAAACCCGCCCGCTTCGCGCGAGATGGGGACCACCTCGGCCCCGAAGCTGCGAATCAGCCCGACGCGCTCGGAGCTCATCCAGTCGGGCATGTAGATGCGCACCGGGTGCCCCAGCGCCCGCCCGATTGCCGCGAATGAAATGCCCGTATTTCCGCTGGTGGCTTCGACGATCGTGTCGCCGGGATGCAGCTCGTCGTGCTCGTAGGCCTTGGCGATGATCCAGGCGGCCATGCGGTCCTTGATCGAGCCGGTCATGTTCCGCTGTTCGTATTTGGCGAACAGCCGCCGCGGCCGGGCGTCGAGGCGGTAGTCGATCGCGAGCAGCGGCGTGTTGCCGATCATATGCTGCAAGCCCGCCGCCAGAACCGGGCAGCGATGCGCGCATCGTCCGCCATTGGCACTAGCGACTGGCGAAACGGCCCCCGGCGTCAGGCAGCAGGGCGGTTGTTGCGGCTCCATCTCGGCCATGCTAAGTCCCGGCTGTCGGCGATTCCAGTTTCGCTCCGACATCGCCGTCTGCGGCGTGCGACCGGAGATTCGGGCAGGCCCGGCGCGCATATCCGTCCGAACCCGCCGCGCCAAGCGGCGGGGCGACGTCCCCGGCCTGTGTGACCGGGATCGGCAACGATGGTCAACCCGCCGCTCGGCGCGGCGGGTTCGGAAAAACCGCGCGGCCGGCGGCGGCTGGCAAAACTCCGGCCAGACTCCCGCTCTGCGCTCCGTGGAATGCTTCGGCATTGGGCCGTATTCTAATCCCGGCGCCGCCGCGCGGTTTGCGGCGCGTCGGAGCATAGCGCATGAAACCAGGCATCGCCCTTATGACGCTGCTGCTAGTTCCCGGTCTGTTTGCCGCACCGCCGTCGGTGGGCGGGTACGACCCGGTCGCGGACCCGAACGCCGTTTCGATCATTGGAAACGTGCGCTTCACCGCACTGACGCCGCGGATCATGCGGATCGAGTACTCGCCGAGCGGAAAATTCGAGGACCGCGCCTCGTACGCGTTCGTGAATCGTAAGACGCCGGTGCCGGCGTTTCGCAAGGTGCAGCGCGGAGCGATTCACAACGTCAAGACCGAGCTGATCAACCTGTTCTACGACACGAGCCGGGCGGGGCCGCCCAGCGCCGCGAACCTGACCGCGAAGCTGGTCATTGACGGTGAAGTCATCGACTGGTCTCCCGATATGCGCAGCACGAACCTCGGCGGAACGACGCGCACGCTTGACGGCGTCTCCGGCTCTTGCGAACTGGAGCCGGGCATTTTCTCGCGCGAGGGCTTTACGCTCATCGACGACTCGAAGTCGATCGTCTTCGACCACCGCGAGGGAACCGACTGGCCGTGGGCGGCGGCGCGGCCCGATCCGGCGGCGACCGACTGGTACCTGTTCGTCCACGGCAGCGACTACAAGGGCGCGCTCGCGGATTTCACAGCGGTCGCCGGTCGGATTCCTCTGCCGCCGCGATATGCGCTGGGGGCGTGGTGGTCGCGCTACTGGGCCTATTCCGACGGCGAACTGCGGCAGCTCGTGAAGGAGTTCCGCGAGCACGACGTGCCGCTGGATGTGCTGGTGGTGGATATGGACTGGCACCTCGACGGCTGGACGGGCTACTCCTGGAATCCGCAGTATTTTCCCGATCCCGACGGGTTTCTGAAATGGACGGCGGAGGAGAAGCTCCGCGTCCCGCTGAATCTTCACCCGGCCGACGGCGTCGGCAAGCATGAGACGCGCTTCAAGGAATTCTGCGAGGCGGTCGGCGTCGACGCCGCGACGACGGACCGCGTGCCATTCGATTGCACCGATCCGAAATTCGTCAAGGCGTATTTCGAGGTGCTGCACCACCCGCTTGAGAAACAGGGAATCGATTTCTGGTGGATGGACTGGCAGCAGGGCCGCGCGTCGCAGGTCGACGGGCTGGACCCGCTGCCGTGGCTGAACTACCTGCACTGGACCGACTGGGAGCGCAACCCTGGGGTCAAGCCGAGCCGGCCTCTGGTCTTCAGCCGCTGGGGCGGGCTGGGCAATCACCGCTATCAGGTCGGCTTTTCCGGCGACACGTTCTGCGACTGGCCGTCGCTGGCGTTTCAGCCGAGCTTCACCGCGACCGCCGGGAACGTCGGTTATGCGTGGTGGAGCCACGACATCGGCGGGCATCAGCCGGGCAAGGTCGATCCGGAGCTGTACGCGCGCTGGATTCAGTGGGGCGCGTTCAGCCCCGTGCTGCGGACGCATACCACCAAAAACCCGCTGGCCGAGCGGCGCATCTGGGAGTTCCCGCCGGAGTTTTACAACGCAATGAAGGCGGCCTGGCGGCTGCGCTATTCGCTGCTGCCGTACACGTACAGCGCCGGGCGGGAATGCTATGACACGGGCGTGCCGCTGTGCCGGCCGCTGTACTACCACTGGCCGCTGATCGACCGGGCCTACAACACGCCGGGGCAATACATGTTCGGCGAGAGTCTGATGATCGCACCGGTGCTGGAGCCGCGCAACCCGGCCAACCGGCTGGCATCGATCAAGGTCTGGATTCCGCCGGGAGAATGGACGCTGTGGGCCGAGGGGCGGCAGTTCGCGGGCCCGAGCGAGGCGCGGCTGTTAGTGCCGATGGACACGATTCCGATCTTCGTCCGCGCGGGCGACGTGCTGCCGATGGCAAACGTCGGCAGAAACAGCGAGGACAGCGGAACGGACACGCTCACGCTGGTCGGCAACGCACCCGGCTGGGGCGACACGCGGCTCTACGAAGACGACGGCCTGACGCAGGCGTACCAGAAAGGCGAATTCGCCTGGACGCCCATCAAGTCCGGCGGCCAGAGCGGATTTCGCGAGGTGACGCTGCGCCCGGCGCAGGGGACGTTTCCGGGCGCGGTCGATTCACGGATTCTGACCTATCGCGCGCGCAACCTGCCGCAGCCGACGAAGGTGGTGCTGAACGGCGAGCCGCTGGCGCAGTCCGAGTGGTCGTTTGACAACGGGTTCAATTTCAGCGTTCAGCTTCCACCGCGTCCGGTGAAAGAGGAAACGAAGCTGCGCGTGGAATACGAACCGAACGCGGCGCTCGAGAAGCTGCTGGCTGACGGGCTGGCGGGCGACCTGCGTGTGCTCGCCCAGCTTTCGCAGGAGTTGGGCGAGGCGGCGCCGCCGGAGCTGGCCGCGTCGCTTCAGGCGGCGGCGCTGCTCGCCAAGGGTGGAAACACGAGCGAGGCGCAGGCGGCGGCGTACGTCGGCAAGCGCTTCGCGCTGGCGGCGAAGGTCGCCGTGTCGGCGTTACCCGAGCCGCGCCGCTCGGAGTTTGTTTGCCGACTGCTGGGACTCTGGACCAAGCTGAGCCTGGTGGCGCTGGACGGCGGCAACCAGCCCCCCACGCTGACCGCCAATGCCGAGGTCGCGCTGAGCTCGCCGTTTGTCGCCAGCAAAGACGTCCAGAAGCGCGTCCGCTTCGTGCCGCCGGAGAATTGGAAACTCGCCCCCGGCCTGAAGCTGGAGCAGGAGTCGCGCGACGACGTGATGAACTGCGGCGCGGCGCTTGAATCCTCCGGTCCGCCGCAGACCGGCGTGCTGCGGGCGGAGATTGAGCTGACGGCCGGCGAGACGAAGATCGCCGTGCCGATCGAACAGGTGCTCTATCCGTCGATTAACGCCTGGTGGATTCTCGGGCCGATGACGCCGACCGTGCCGGAATCGCTCGATGCGGAGATGGCCGCGATGACGTCGATCGACGATTCACGGTCGTATGACGGTAAGGACGGCAAGCCGGCCCGCTGGCGGCGCTTCGAGCGAAAGGCGGACGCGGCCTCGGCGATGAACGAGTTCTTTATCAACTTCACCAATGTCTATGGCGAGCGGACGTATGGCACGAACGCCTACGTCGCGACGATTCTGAAGTCGCCGCGCGACCAGGAGGCGACTCTGGCGGTGGGCAGCGACGACGGCGTGATCGTCTGGCTGAATGGGCAGGAAGTGCACCGCTATCCGCACGGCCGCGCGTACGCCTCCAAGGCGGACCGAGTCAACGTGACGCTGAAGCAGGGAACCAATGTGCTGATGATGCGGATCATGCAGGGCACGGGCGACTGGGGTTTCGGCGTGCACGTCGAGACACGCGCGGGCAAGCCGCTGCCGGAGGTTGAAGTCTCGCTGCGACCCTGACGCGGAGGCTGTAGCGTCGGACCTCTGTGTCCGACGACGATTTCAACGTCGGACGCGGAGGTCCGACGCTACAAGGGCGTGTGCGTCACACTGCCAGGCGGTTTCAATTTCGCACCGGCAGCGTTCCGTCGATCAGCCCGAACAGGATTTTCAGCGCCCAGCCGCCGACGAGCACAATCAGCAACGAGAGAAAAAGCCGATAGGGCGTGAGAATCCCGAAATGCCACGCCGGCCAGCGGCCACGCAGCAGCGCCAGCAGCGCGGCGACCGACGCGATCGCCGCCCCGAGCGCCAGAATAAAGCCGCCCGGCTGGGCATAGACCGCGCGTAACCAGTGGAATCGCACGGCGTGGGCGAACGCGGTGGTCATCCCGCAACTGGGGCAGGGCAGCCGCGTCTGAAGCAGGAACCCGCAC contains:
- the yicI_1 gene encoding Alpha-xylosidase — its product is MKPGIALMTLLLVPGLFAAPPSVGGYDPVADPNAVSIIGNVRFTALTPRIMRIEYSPSGKFEDRASYAFVNRKTPVPAFRKVQRGAIHNVKTELINLFYDTSRAGPPSAANLTAKLVIDGEVIDWSPDMRSTNLGGTTRTLDGVSGSCELEPGIFSREGFTLIDDSKSIVFDHREGTDWPWAAARPDPAATDWYLFVHGSDYKGALADFTAVAGRIPLPPRYALGAWWSRYWAYSDGELRQLVKEFREHDVPLDVLVVDMDWHLDGWTGYSWNPQYFPDPDGFLKWTAEEKLRVPLNLHPADGVGKHETRFKEFCEAVGVDAATTDRVPFDCTDPKFVKAYFEVLHHPLEKQGIDFWWMDWQQGRASQVDGLDPLPWLNYLHWTDWERNPGVKPSRPLVFSRWGGLGNHRYQVGFSGDTFCDWPSLAFQPSFTATAGNVGYAWWSHDIGGHQPGKVDPELYARWIQWGAFSPVLRTHTTKNPLAERRIWEFPPEFYNAMKAAWRLRYSLLPYTYSAGRECYDTGVPLCRPLYYHWPLIDRAYNTPGQYMFGESLMIAPVLEPRNPANRLASIKVWIPPGEWTLWAEGRQFAGPSEARLLVPMDTIPIFVRAGDVLPMANVGRNSEDSGTDTLTLVGNAPGWGDTRLYEDDGLTQAYQKGEFAWTPIKSGGQSGFREVTLRPAQGTFPGAVDSRILTYRARNLPQPTKVVLNGEPLAQSEWSFDNGFNFSVQLPPRPVKEETKLRVEYEPNAALEKLLADGLAGDLRVLAQLSQELGEAAPPELAASLQAAALLAKGGNTSEAQAAAYVGKRFALAAKVAVSALPEPRRSEFVCRLLGLWTKLSLVALDGGNQPPTLTANAEVALSSPFVASKDVQKRVRFVPPENWKLAPGLKLEQESRDDVMNCGAALESSGPPQTGVLRAEIELTAGETKIAVPIEQVLYPSINAWWILGPMTPTVPESLDAEMAAMTSIDDSRSYDGKDGKPARWRRFERKADAASAMNEFFINFTNVYGERTYGTNAYVATILKSPRDQEATLAVGSDDGVIVWLNGQEVHRYPHGRAYASKADRVNVTLKQGTNVLMMRIMQGTGDWGFGVHVETRAGKPLPEVEVSLRP
- the cysK_3 gene encoding Cysteine synthase, producing MAEMEPQQPPCCLTPGAVSPVASANGGRCAHRCPVLAAGLQHMIGNTPLLAIDYRLDARPRRLFAKYEQRNMTGSIKDRMAAWIIAKAYEHDELHPGDTIVEATSGNTGISFAAIGRALGHPVRIYMPDWMSSERVGLIRSFGAEVVPISREAGGFLGSIEQAERFARQHDHVFLPRQFANAANIEAHEKATGPEIERQLAALGLRADAVIAGVGTGGTIMGLKRHLKRVNPRLAAHPLEPANSPTLREGHKVGRHRIQGISDEFVPPIVKLDELDDVIDVWDGDAILMAQALCGRLGLGVGISSGANFLGAVQLVERGDDGATVVTIFPDSNKKYLSTDFAREEPADDRYLTPRIELLRFYAVA